One window of the Perca flavescens isolate YP-PL-M2 chromosome 5, PFLA_1.0, whole genome shotgun sequence genome contains the following:
- the si:ch211-102c2.8 gene encoding trichohyalin isoform X1, producing MADRSHGRADKDAKDTDELLYTDLHSSVSGLDSPPLKLDHCDRLLDAIDAQLGQLQVQPQKHQAISREHDCSDAAPLNWSQSLSKDTGLGSTTQTNDTPISCLDLINTLTMEQTSESSTGCRDGPITHEETKLKLDRRTRDKEEIETQREQVMWRLQRLLGDTCNEGSMTGVTQPPSDSICTEDFVRCFRDEMVELALPVSNVQQLDKEEEAERTEILDCDTCQSEQKGHCILNVDRRGTAMTGESNKDTETAHYCQRKELEKCLYDSYGVNTSCSEQAGAGETYNTPQRLGDDGSSIHRTEIVTEHETLRQNSRSPKTRSLAGVPVWSFDTVSIDSDLDSVCTEQVRQHIHRQTGWRSLTLSVTGMDDYCTNQSDYDTSTQEESEPRSTSGQRSSYGNGHNRSPSVSKAQRNKRETYRLVCSLEDNDTDEEMNHWPKRTSDKMHSDWVKMKERLSTLRQKCEKEEQTLQNKKTQLKDVELCLSELQHRRKHALQELEQLTVETAQMEKETRTLEFVLRDRRAGKDSISCQLHELQRQRESCILEVRDMKEELTTLSQSKQTLKDSAFTERPSVVMSVLEREEMERQLDNAKTELFAEQRRAREKQESMQEKLEETREELQRVTEAESVLRNSCPCLEEKQRQKKDHMEAVEFQVSELQGELGECKIRVGTQEKMLAQKELQLLDLQEQRGALQAESDGLKRELQHLKTQHCNARKEDHEQAHRMMEAALKQQKKELALAHEQQIQKVNQQTKEEKANALKEQALSLTRHTEALKSSIQLKEEEAKTLRDSLEQQKQEAKNREEELHVEALEKVHKAIEEERRKWEAEKVEAVQVHCGILEEQNRKRLKSMRSEMQREKSKALALQHKMMELKTRIQEMESESCAQQREQKSLLAVICKSLKEEYQAELQKLQRQVAQESQRAALRLEQAAQLAEKEADRLRVMLEERERSHNQITAELDQQLRLWAKELGAECQHLHLLVEQSGAKQSSVHLTPSPTAAEALTNLRTLREQLKQLINHLQQELDSQKQTTEQLRKDKESELSIQRQQLRMNRDQALDSLKERLIQEHIEELSSLNWPHMCDGGAEGGGAAASLRKQLKAKDLELRQVQRSMGQWKEQTAARLACKFEEELTAELERCKTKLLRCRKPSKTREESQRKCERPEGQMMFSAKEAQNSVCSPSLHVVASAASHSPSDVASFKLLRYLQSRVKQLRVENQTYTQSPSPSNTIPLDLAGSYLTTITQGQAVPGIQSHSSIRTVSS from the exons ATGGCTGACAGAAGCCATGGCAGAGCAGACAAAGATGCAAAGGACACAGATGAGCTTCTTTACACAG ATCTTCACAGCAGTGTGTCTGGACTGGACTCTCCTCCTCTCAAACTGGACCACTGCGACCGTCTCCTAGATGCTATTGATGCTCAGCTTGGTCAGCTGCAG GTCCAGCCCCAGAAACATCAGGCAATTTCTAGAGAGCATGATTGCAGTGATGCAG CTCCTCTCAACTGGAGTCAATCTCTGAGCAAAGACACAGGGCTTGGGAGTACTACTCAAACAAATGACACTCCTATTTCTTGTCTTGATTTGATAAACACTCTGACAATGGAGCAAACATCag AGAGTAGCACAGGTTGCCGGGACGGTCCCATTACTCATGAGGAAACTAAACTGAAATTGGACAGAAGgacaagagacaaagaggaAATAGAGACTCAGAGGGAGCAGGTGATGTGGAGGCTCCAGAGGCTGCTTGGAGACACCTGTAACGAGGGAAGCATGACAGGAGTAACCCAACCTCCTTCAGACAGCATCTGCACTGAGGACTTTGTCCGATGCTTCAGAGATGAAATGGTCGAATTGGCATTACCAGTGAGTAATGTGCAGCAACTTGACAAAGAGGAAGAGGCTGAGAGGACAGAGATACTTGACTGTGACACTTGCCAGAGTGAACAAAAAGGACACTGTATTCTTAATGTCGACAGAAGAGGAACAGCAATGACTGGGGAAAGCAATAAAGACACAGAGACTGCTCACTATTGTCAAAGAAAGGAACTGGAGAAATGTCTTTATGACAGCTATGGAGTTAATACATCATGTAGTGAGCAAGCAGGAGCTGGAGAGACATACAACACACCACAGAGGCTTGGTGATGATGGCAGTAGCA tcCACAGAACAGAGATTGTAACAGAACATGAAACCCTGCGGCAGAACAGCCGTTCTCCTAAGACCAGGAGCTTGGCAG GAGTACCTGTGTGGAGTTTTGACACCGTGTCCATTGACAGTGACCTTGACTCAGTCTGCACAGAGCAAGTCAGGCAGCATATTCACAGGCAAACAG GATGGcgctctctcactctgtctgtcaCGGGCATGGATGACTACTGTACCAACCAGAGTGACTACGACACATCCACACAGGAAGAAAGTGAACCTCGATCTACATCAG GCCAAAGATCCTCTTATGGAAATGGACATAACAGAAGTCCTTCTGTCAGTAAAGCACAGCGCAACAAGAGAGAAACTTACAG ACTTGTGTGTTCTTTGGAGGACAATGACACAGATGAGGAAATGAATCACTGGCCTAAGAGGACATCAGATAAGATGCACTCTGATTGGGTGAAGATGAAAGAGCGGCTCTCTACACTCCGACAA aaatgtgaaaaggaGGAGCAGACACTACAGAACAAGAAGACTCAGTTAAAAGATGTTGAGCTCTGCCTCTCTGAACTTCAACACAGAAGAAAG CATGCCTTGCAGGAATTAGAGCAACTGACTGTAGAGACAGCGCAGATGGAGAAGGAGACGAGGACTCTGGAATTCGTTCTGAGAGACAGAAGGGCAGGGAAAGACTCTATTAG TTGCCAGCTGCATGAGctgcagaggcagagagagtcCTGTATCCTCGAGGTGAGAGACATGAAAGAAGAACTCACAACTCTGAGTCAAAGTAAACAGACTCTTAAGGATTCGGCCTTCACGGAGAGG CCCAGTGTCGTCATGTCAGTgctggagagagaggagatggaAAGACAGCTGGATAATGCCAAAACAGAACTGTTTGCTGAACAGCGACGTGCAAGAGAGAAGCAAGAGTCCATGCAAGAA AAGTTGGAGGAGACTCGTGAAGAGCTCCAGAGGGTCACAGAGGCAGAGAGCGTACTGAGGAACAGCTGTCCTTGTCTGGAGGAGAAACAGAGGCAGAAAAAGGATCACATGGAG GCGGTAGAGTTTCAAGTAAGCGAGCTGCAGGGTGAACTGGGAGAATGCAAGATCAGAGTGGGCACTCAGGAGAAGATGTTGGCCCAGAAGGAGCTGCAGCTACTAGATTTACAGGAGCAACGTGGGGCCTTACAAGCAGAAAGTGATGGGCTGAAGAGGGAGCTACAACACCTGAAAACCCAGCACTGCAATGCACGGAAAGAGGACCATGAGCAAGCTCATAGAATGATG gagGCAGCATTAaagcagcaaaagaaagaatTGGCATTGGCTCATGAGCAGCAAATCCAAAAG GTTAATCAACAGACTAAAGAGGAAAAGGCAAACGCTTTGAAAGAACAAGCTCTGTCTCTCACACGACACACTGAGGCCTTGAAAAGTTCCATTCAg CTAAAAGAAGAAGAGGCAAAGACGCTGAGGGATTCTCTGGAGCAGCAGAAGCAGGAGGCAAAGAACCGTGAAGAAGAGCTGCATGTAGAAGCTTTGGAAAAG GTGCACAAAGCaatagaggaggagaggaggaagtggGAGGCAGAAAAAGTGGAAGCAGTGCAGGTGCACTGTGGGATACTGGAAGAGCAGAATAGGAAGAGGCTGAAAAGCATGAGGAGTGAGATGCAGCGAGAGAAGAGTAAAGCACTGGCTCTTCAACATAAAATGATGGAACTAAAAACT AGAATACAGGAAATGGAGAGTGAAAGCTGTGCGCAGCAGAGAGAGCAGAAGTCTTTGCTGGCTGTTATTTGCAAATCACTGAAAGAGGAGTATCAGGCTGAGCTGCAGAAGTTGCAGAGACAGGTGGCACAG GAGAGTCAGAGGGCAGCGCTGAGGCTCGAGCAGGCTGCTCAGCTGGCAGAGAAAGAGGCTGACAGGCTCCGGGTGATGCTggaagaaagggagaggagcCATAACCAAATCACAGCTGAACTGGACCAGCAGCTCAGGCTCTGGGCCAAGGAGCTGGGAGCAGAGTGCCAGCATCTACACCTCTTAGTGGAGCAGAGTGGAGCCAAACAAAGTTCTGTGCACCTAACTCCCAG TCCTACGGCAGCTGAGGCTCTAACAAACCTGAGAACACTAAGAGAGCAGTTGAAGCAATTGATAAACCATCTACAACAGGAGCTTGATTCACAGAAACAAACCACTGAGCAGCTGAGAAAAGACAAG gAGAGCGAATTGAGCATCcagaggcaacagctgaggatGAACAGAGACCAAGCCTTGGATTCTCTAAAGGAGCGTCTCATTCAG GAGCACATTGAGGAGTTAAGCAGTCTGAACTGGCCTCATATGTGTGATGGAGGTGCTGAGGGAGGAGGAGCGGCAGCATCACTTCGCAAACAGCTGAAGGCCAAAGACCTAGAGCTCAGGCAGGTTCAGAGGAGCATGGGTCAGTGGAAGGAACAGACTGCAGCTCGTCTGGCAtgcaagtttgaagaagagtTGACAGCGGAACTAGAAAG GTGCAAGACAAAGTTGTTAAGGTGCAG AAAACCATCAAAGACTCGAGAGGAGAGTCAGAGAAAGTGTGAGAGGCCTGAAGGACAGATGATGTTTAGTGCAAAG GAAGCTCAGAATTCGGTTtgttctccctccctccatgtTGTGGCCTCTGCTGCCTCCCACAGCCCCTCAGACGTGGCTTCATTTAAGCTTCTACGTTACCTCCAGAGCAGAGTCAAGCAGCTCCGTGTAGAAAACCAGACCTACACCCAGAGCCCATCGCCTTCAAACACAATCCCTTTAGATTTGGCAGGATCCTATCTTACAACA ATCACTCAAGGTCAAGCCGTTCCTGGGATTCAGAGTCACTCATCCATCAGGACAGTCTCAAGTTAG
- the si:ch211-102c2.8 gene encoding trichohyalin isoform X2: MADRSHGRADKDAKDTDELLYTDLHSSVSGLDSPPLKLDHCDRLLDAIDAQLGQLQVQPQKHQAISREHDCSDAAPLNWSQSLSKDTGLGSTTQTNDTPISCLDLINTLTMEQTSESSTGCRDGPITHEETKLKLDRRTRDKEEIETQREQVMWRLQRLLGDTCNEGSMTGVTQPPSDSICTEDFVRCFRDEMVELALPVSNVQQLDKEEEAERTEILDCDTCQSEQKGHCILNVDRRGTAMTGESNKDTETAHYCQRKELEKCLYDSYGVNTSCSEQAGAGETYNTPQRLGDDGSSIHRTEIVTEHETLRQNSRSPKTRSLAGVPVWSFDTVSIDSDLDSVCTEQVRQHIHRQTGWRSLTLSVTGMDDYCTNQSDYDTSTQEESEPRSTSGQRSSYGNGHNRSPSVSKAQRNKRETYRLVCSLEDNDTDEEMNHWPKRTSDKMHSDWVKMKERLSTLRQKCEKEEQTLQNKKTQLKDVELCLSELQHRRKHALQELEQLTVETAQMEKETRTLEFVLRDRRAGKDSISCQLHELQRQRESCILEVRDMKEELTTLSQSKQTLKDSAFTERPSVVMSVLEREEMERQLDNAKTELFAEQRRAREKQESMQEKLEETREELQRVTEAESVLRNSCPCLEEKQRQKKDHMEAVEFQVSELQGELGECKIRVGTQEKMLAQKELQLLDLQEQRGALQAESDGLKRELQHLKTQHCNARKEDHEQAHRMMEAALKQQKKELALAHEQQIQKVNQQTKEEKANALKEQALSLTRHTEALKSSIQLKEEEAKTLRDSLEQQKQEAKNREEELHVEALEKVHKAIEEERRKWEAEKVEAVQVHCGILEEQNRKRLKSMRSEMQREKSKALALQHKMMELKTRIQEMESESCAQQREQKSLLAVICKSLKEEYQAELQKLQRQVAQESQRAALRLEQAAQLAEKEADRLRVMLEERERSHNQITAELDQQLRLWAKELGAECQHLHLLVEQSGAKQSSVHLTPSPTAAEALTNLRTLREQLKQLINHLQQELDSQKQTTEQLRKDKESELSIQRQQLRMNRDQALDSLKERLIQEHIEELSSLNWPHMCDGGAEGGGAAASLRKQLKAKDLELRQVQRSMGQWKEQTAARLACKFEEELTAELERCKTKLLRKPSKTREESQRKCERPEGQMMFSAKEAQNSVCSPSLHVVASAASHSPSDVASFKLLRYLQSRVKQLRVENQTYTQSPSPSNTIPLDLAGSYLTTITQGQAVPGIQSHSSIRTVSS; this comes from the exons ATGGCTGACAGAAGCCATGGCAGAGCAGACAAAGATGCAAAGGACACAGATGAGCTTCTTTACACAG ATCTTCACAGCAGTGTGTCTGGACTGGACTCTCCTCCTCTCAAACTGGACCACTGCGACCGTCTCCTAGATGCTATTGATGCTCAGCTTGGTCAGCTGCAG GTCCAGCCCCAGAAACATCAGGCAATTTCTAGAGAGCATGATTGCAGTGATGCAG CTCCTCTCAACTGGAGTCAATCTCTGAGCAAAGACACAGGGCTTGGGAGTACTACTCAAACAAATGACACTCCTATTTCTTGTCTTGATTTGATAAACACTCTGACAATGGAGCAAACATCag AGAGTAGCACAGGTTGCCGGGACGGTCCCATTACTCATGAGGAAACTAAACTGAAATTGGACAGAAGgacaagagacaaagaggaAATAGAGACTCAGAGGGAGCAGGTGATGTGGAGGCTCCAGAGGCTGCTTGGAGACACCTGTAACGAGGGAAGCATGACAGGAGTAACCCAACCTCCTTCAGACAGCATCTGCACTGAGGACTTTGTCCGATGCTTCAGAGATGAAATGGTCGAATTGGCATTACCAGTGAGTAATGTGCAGCAACTTGACAAAGAGGAAGAGGCTGAGAGGACAGAGATACTTGACTGTGACACTTGCCAGAGTGAACAAAAAGGACACTGTATTCTTAATGTCGACAGAAGAGGAACAGCAATGACTGGGGAAAGCAATAAAGACACAGAGACTGCTCACTATTGTCAAAGAAAGGAACTGGAGAAATGTCTTTATGACAGCTATGGAGTTAATACATCATGTAGTGAGCAAGCAGGAGCTGGAGAGACATACAACACACCACAGAGGCTTGGTGATGATGGCAGTAGCA tcCACAGAACAGAGATTGTAACAGAACATGAAACCCTGCGGCAGAACAGCCGTTCTCCTAAGACCAGGAGCTTGGCAG GAGTACCTGTGTGGAGTTTTGACACCGTGTCCATTGACAGTGACCTTGACTCAGTCTGCACAGAGCAAGTCAGGCAGCATATTCACAGGCAAACAG GATGGcgctctctcactctgtctgtcaCGGGCATGGATGACTACTGTACCAACCAGAGTGACTACGACACATCCACACAGGAAGAAAGTGAACCTCGATCTACATCAG GCCAAAGATCCTCTTATGGAAATGGACATAACAGAAGTCCTTCTGTCAGTAAAGCACAGCGCAACAAGAGAGAAACTTACAG ACTTGTGTGTTCTTTGGAGGACAATGACACAGATGAGGAAATGAATCACTGGCCTAAGAGGACATCAGATAAGATGCACTCTGATTGGGTGAAGATGAAAGAGCGGCTCTCTACACTCCGACAA aaatgtgaaaaggaGGAGCAGACACTACAGAACAAGAAGACTCAGTTAAAAGATGTTGAGCTCTGCCTCTCTGAACTTCAACACAGAAGAAAG CATGCCTTGCAGGAATTAGAGCAACTGACTGTAGAGACAGCGCAGATGGAGAAGGAGACGAGGACTCTGGAATTCGTTCTGAGAGACAGAAGGGCAGGGAAAGACTCTATTAG TTGCCAGCTGCATGAGctgcagaggcagagagagtcCTGTATCCTCGAGGTGAGAGACATGAAAGAAGAACTCACAACTCTGAGTCAAAGTAAACAGACTCTTAAGGATTCGGCCTTCACGGAGAGG CCCAGTGTCGTCATGTCAGTgctggagagagaggagatggaAAGACAGCTGGATAATGCCAAAACAGAACTGTTTGCTGAACAGCGACGTGCAAGAGAGAAGCAAGAGTCCATGCAAGAA AAGTTGGAGGAGACTCGTGAAGAGCTCCAGAGGGTCACAGAGGCAGAGAGCGTACTGAGGAACAGCTGTCCTTGTCTGGAGGAGAAACAGAGGCAGAAAAAGGATCACATGGAG GCGGTAGAGTTTCAAGTAAGCGAGCTGCAGGGTGAACTGGGAGAATGCAAGATCAGAGTGGGCACTCAGGAGAAGATGTTGGCCCAGAAGGAGCTGCAGCTACTAGATTTACAGGAGCAACGTGGGGCCTTACAAGCAGAAAGTGATGGGCTGAAGAGGGAGCTACAACACCTGAAAACCCAGCACTGCAATGCACGGAAAGAGGACCATGAGCAAGCTCATAGAATGATG gagGCAGCATTAaagcagcaaaagaaagaatTGGCATTGGCTCATGAGCAGCAAATCCAAAAG GTTAATCAACAGACTAAAGAGGAAAAGGCAAACGCTTTGAAAGAACAAGCTCTGTCTCTCACACGACACACTGAGGCCTTGAAAAGTTCCATTCAg CTAAAAGAAGAAGAGGCAAAGACGCTGAGGGATTCTCTGGAGCAGCAGAAGCAGGAGGCAAAGAACCGTGAAGAAGAGCTGCATGTAGAAGCTTTGGAAAAG GTGCACAAAGCaatagaggaggagaggaggaagtggGAGGCAGAAAAAGTGGAAGCAGTGCAGGTGCACTGTGGGATACTGGAAGAGCAGAATAGGAAGAGGCTGAAAAGCATGAGGAGTGAGATGCAGCGAGAGAAGAGTAAAGCACTGGCTCTTCAACATAAAATGATGGAACTAAAAACT AGAATACAGGAAATGGAGAGTGAAAGCTGTGCGCAGCAGAGAGAGCAGAAGTCTTTGCTGGCTGTTATTTGCAAATCACTGAAAGAGGAGTATCAGGCTGAGCTGCAGAAGTTGCAGAGACAGGTGGCACAG GAGAGTCAGAGGGCAGCGCTGAGGCTCGAGCAGGCTGCTCAGCTGGCAGAGAAAGAGGCTGACAGGCTCCGGGTGATGCTggaagaaagggagaggagcCATAACCAAATCACAGCTGAACTGGACCAGCAGCTCAGGCTCTGGGCCAAGGAGCTGGGAGCAGAGTGCCAGCATCTACACCTCTTAGTGGAGCAGAGTGGAGCCAAACAAAGTTCTGTGCACCTAACTCCCAG TCCTACGGCAGCTGAGGCTCTAACAAACCTGAGAACACTAAGAGAGCAGTTGAAGCAATTGATAAACCATCTACAACAGGAGCTTGATTCACAGAAACAAACCACTGAGCAGCTGAGAAAAGACAAG gAGAGCGAATTGAGCATCcagaggcaacagctgaggatGAACAGAGACCAAGCCTTGGATTCTCTAAAGGAGCGTCTCATTCAG GAGCACATTGAGGAGTTAAGCAGTCTGAACTGGCCTCATATGTGTGATGGAGGTGCTGAGGGAGGAGGAGCGGCAGCATCACTTCGCAAACAGCTGAAGGCCAAAGACCTAGAGCTCAGGCAGGTTCAGAGGAGCATGGGTCAGTGGAAGGAACAGACTGCAGCTCGTCTGGCAtgcaagtttgaagaagagtTGACAGCGGAACTAGAAAG GTGCAAGACAAAGTTGTTAAG AAAACCATCAAAGACTCGAGAGGAGAGTCAGAGAAAGTGTGAGAGGCCTGAAGGACAGATGATGTTTAGTGCAAAG GAAGCTCAGAATTCGGTTtgttctccctccctccatgtTGTGGCCTCTGCTGCCTCCCACAGCCCCTCAGACGTGGCTTCATTTAAGCTTCTACGTTACCTCCAGAGCAGAGTCAAGCAGCTCCGTGTAGAAAACCAGACCTACACCCAGAGCCCATCGCCTTCAAACACAATCCCTTTAGATTTGGCAGGATCCTATCTTACAACA ATCACTCAAGGTCAAGCCGTTCCTGGGATTCAGAGTCACTCATCCATCAGGACAGTCTCAAGTTAG